From a single Glycine soja cultivar W05 chromosome 19, ASM419377v2, whole genome shotgun sequence genomic region:
- the LOC114398673 gene encoding uncharacterized protein LOC114398673, with translation MDDVKVKIPNFLGTYDLKAYLDWEMKVDQIFICNNFSEEKKMWLASLEFEGYALVWWNQILVDKERLRRHRVDTWMVMKRIMRERFVPPHYVREMHNKLQRLYQECKSVDDYYKEIEISLIRANIEETNEATMARYLNGLNREIQDVVELQSYNNMDELIHRAVKVEQQLKRKQTYKKTSYTYSSWKDKDTSKKKGSSSQHLERNSSREDDGFLPPEEGDLLMVKRLMGNLCKDKDNMQRENIFHSRCLVNGKVCSLIIDGGSCTNVASTRLVKKLGLKTTPYPKPYKLQWLSDNGELVVDKQVLLIFYIGNYVDDVLCDMVPMEAGHVLLRRPWQYDRDVVYNGVTNRYSILHKGKKVVLSPLSPSEEFEDVFPQDIPHGLPPLKGVEHQIDLFSGASLPNRAAYRSNLEETKEIQKQVKGLIQRGWVKESLSPCAMPVILVAKKDGTWRMCTDCRPINNITVSLTLDDHLYHVRSVLEMLRHEKLFANRDKCTFCTNQVVFLGFVVSASPSG, from the exons ATGGATGATGTGAAGGTCAAAATTCCCAATTTCCTAGGTACTTATGATCTAAAGGCTTACCTTGATTGGGAGATGAAAGTGGACCAAATTTTCATTTGCAacaattttagtgaagaaaagaaaatgtggTTGGCTAGCTTAGAATTTGAAGGATATGCCTTGGTGTGGTGGAATCAAATCCTAGTGGATAAAGAAAGATTGAGAAGACATAGAGTGGACACTTGGATGGTAATGAAGAGAATCATGAGGGAGAGATTTGTCCCACCTCACTATGTAAGAGAAATGCATAATAAATTACAAAGGCTCTATCAAGAATGTAAAAGTGTTGATGATTATTACAAGGAGATTGAGATTTCTTTGATAAGAGCAAACATTGAAGAGACTAATGAGGCTACAATGGCTAGATATTTGAATGGCTTGAATAGGGAAATTCAAGATGTTGTAGAGCTTCAAAGCTACAACAACATGGATGAACTTATACATAGGGCTGTGAAAGTGGAGCAACAATTGAAGAGGAAACAAACCTACAAGAAGACTTCATACACTTATTCATCTTGGAAGGATAAAGACACTTCCAAGAAGAAGGGTTCTTCTTCACAACATCTTGAAAGAAATTCTTCAAGAG AGGATGATGGTTTCCTTCCACCTGAAGAGGGAGATCTTTTGATGGTAAAGAGACTCATGGGAAACTTGtgcaaagataaagataatatgCAAAGGGAAAACATTTTTCATTCTAGATGTTTGGTGAATGGAAAGGTTTGTTCTCTAATCATTGATGGTGGAAGTTGTACCAATGTTGCAAGCACTAGATTAGTGAAGAAGCTTGGTTTAAAAACCACCCCTTACCCTAAACCTTATAAGTTGCAATGGTTGAGTGACAATGGTGAGTTGGTTGTCGATAAGCAAGTGTTACTTATATTCTACATTGGAAATTATGTTGATGATGTGCTTTGTGATATGGTTCCCATGGAAGCCGGACATGTGTTGCTTAGGAGACCTTGGCAATATGATAGAGATGTTGTCTATAATGGGGTCACCAATCGTTATTCTATTTTGCataaaggtaaaaaggtagTTCTCTCACCTTTGTCTCCAAGTGag GAGTTTGAGGATGTCTTCCCACAAGACATTCCCCATGGCTTACCTCCTTTAAAAGGAGTTGAGCATCAAATAGATCTTTTTTCGGGAGCTTCACTTCCTAATAGGGCTGCCTATAGGAGTAATCTGGAAGAGACAAAGGAGATCCAAAAGCAAGTTAAAGGGTTGATTCAAAGAGGATGGGTGAAAGAAAGTTTGAGCCCATGTGCAATGCCAGTCATCCTAGTCGCCAAGAAAGATGGCACATGGAGGATGTGCACGGATTGTAGacccatcaacaacatcactgtgaG CTTAACATTGGATGACCACTTATATCATGTTAGGAGTGTCTTGGAAATGCTTAGACATGAAAAGTTGTTTGCTAATAGGGATAAATGCACATTTTGCACTAATCAAGTAGTGTTTCTAGGATTTGTTGTGAGTGCTAGTCCAAGTGGATGA